A window of the Cannabis sativa cultivar Pink pepper isolate KNU-18-1 chromosome X, ASM2916894v1, whole genome shotgun sequence genome harbors these coding sequences:
- the LOC133031784 gene encoding transcription factor HHO6-like, which produces MGSIPSELSLDFRASYVPKSIHEFLNEVSTIENVPERASKLGDFVRRLEEEMKKIDAFKRELPLCMILLSDAILTLKKESSQCAVTTNPQPVLEEFIPMKKDCEEEDEEREEHKKNKNEKDSRDKKNWMSSVQLWNTDDISSGDHLNMNSKQNSKTQTKMNDEKILKNEDPFPSCRNRSSERSFAPFIKPYSGFLVRKEEKDEFSIPGLSLLTPGLKNPKEESGCGNARSNSGRAVSSSPANVHSNLRIGSQQTARKQRRCWSPELHRRFVNALQQLGGSQVATPKQIRELMQVDGLTNDEVKSHLQKYRLHTRRVPSGTSAPANQSVVVLGGLWLGQDQYGDSSKASSSQSGSPQGPLQLAATRGGSPTTGDEDSMQDDDDDDDDAKSEGFSWKNHLHKPLKDDVHRV; this is translated from the exons ATGGGTTCGATTCCATCGGAGCTAAGTTTGGATTTCAGAGCAAGTTATGTCCCGAAATCGATCCATGAATTTCTCAACGAGGTTTCAACCATCGAAAATGTACCCGAGAGGGCCTCGAAGCTCGGTGATTTCGTCCGAAGATTGGAAGAGGAAATGAAGAAGATCGACGCATTCAAACGCGAGCTTCCTCTATGCATGATTTTGTTAAGTGACG CTATTCTAACTCTGAAAAAGGAGTCATCCCAATGTGCAGTGACAACAAATCCTCAGCCAGTGCTCGAGGAGTTTATACCAATGAAGAAGGattgtgaagaagaagatgaagaacgcGAAGAAcataagaaaaacaaaaatgaaaaagactCGAGGGATAAAAAGAACTGGATGAGCTCTGTTCAGCTGTGGAATACAGATGATATATCCAGTGGTGATCATTTAAACATGAATTCGAAGCAAAATTCCAAGACTCAAACTAAG ATGAATGATGAGAAGATTCTGAAAAATGAAGACCCATTTCCGAGCTGTAGAAATAGGAGTTCAGAGAGGTCTTTTGCACCGTTTATTAAGCCGTATTCCGGTTTTTTGGTGaggaaagaagagaaagatgagTTTTCGATTCCAGGGCTTTCATTGCTCACTCCGGGCTTGAAGAATCCCAAGGAGGAATCGGGTTGCGGCAATGCTAGATCCAATTCTGGTCGAGCTGTCTCTTCCTCGCCAGCTAATGTTCATTCGAATTTGAGAATTGGGTCACAGCAGACTGCTCGGAAACAGAGAAGGTGTTGGTCACCTGAGTTGCACAGGCGATTCGTCAATGCCTTGCAGCAACTCGGAGGTTCACAAG TGGCCACCCCTAAACAAATTAGAGAACTCATGCAAGTAGATGGTCTGACCAATGATGAAGTGAAGAGTCATTTGCAA AAATATAGACTTCACACAAGGAGAGTTCCATCAGGCACATCAGCCCCTGCAAACCAATCCGTTGTTGTTTTAGGTGGCTTATGGTTGGGCCAAGATCAATATGGCGATTCTTCAAAAGCTAGTAGTTCACAGTCAGGTTCTCCCCAAGGACCCCTCCAGTTAGCTGCAACGAGAGGTGGAAGCCCCACTACAGGGGAtgaagatagcatgcaagatgatgatgatgatgatgatgatgctaaATCTGAAGGCTTTAGCTGGAAAAATCACCTTCATAAACCCTTGAAAGATGATGTACATAGAGTGTGA